From Synechococcus sp. MW101C3, a single genomic window includes:
- a CDS encoding S-(hydroxymethyl)glutathione dehydrogenase/class III alcohol dehydrogenase → MIRSRAAVAWAAGQPLEITTIDVAPPRAGEVLVRIVATGVCHTDAFTLSGSDPEGIFPAVLGHEGAGVVEAVGPEVSSLAVGDHVIPLYTPECRSCSFCLSGKTNLCQAIRGTQGRGLMPDGTSRFSKDGQTIHHYMGTSTFSEYTVVPEIALATINRDAPLDKVCLLGCGVTTGIGAVLNTAKVEAGSTVAVFGLGGIGLAVVIGAVMAGAARIIGIDTNPDKFAIARQLGATECINPKDSTTPIEQVVIERTDGGVDYSFECIGNVAVMRAALECCHKGWGESTIIGVAGAGQEISTRPFQLVTGRVWRGSAFGGVRGRTELPGYVERYQRGEIPLDTFITHTMGLDRINEAFDLMHAGASIRTVIDFAG, encoded by the coding sequence ATGATCCGTTCACGTGCGGCGGTGGCCTGGGCGGCCGGTCAGCCCCTGGAGATCACCACGATCGACGTGGCACCGCCACGAGCTGGAGAGGTGCTGGTGCGGATCGTGGCCACAGGCGTGTGCCACACCGATGCCTTCACCCTCTCCGGCAGCGATCCGGAAGGGATTTTTCCCGCCGTGCTTGGCCACGAAGGCGCCGGTGTGGTGGAGGCCGTGGGGCCGGAGGTGAGCTCTCTGGCGGTGGGGGATCACGTGATTCCGCTTTATACGCCGGAATGCCGCAGCTGCAGCTTCTGCCTGTCCGGCAAGACCAACCTCTGCCAGGCGATCCGCGGCACCCAGGGACGGGGCCTGATGCCCGATGGCACCAGCCGCTTCTCCAAGGACGGCCAGACCATTCATCACTACATGGGCACCTCCACGTTCTCGGAATACACGGTGGTACCGGAAATCGCCCTGGCGACAATCAACCGCGACGCCCCGCTCGACAAGGTGTGCCTGCTGGGCTGCGGTGTCACCACCGGCATCGGCGCAGTGCTGAACACCGCCAAGGTGGAGGCGGGCAGCACGGTGGCCGTGTTCGGCCTCGGTGGCATCGGTCTGGCGGTGGTGATCGGCGCGGTGATGGCCGGAGCAGCGCGGATCATCGGCATCGACACCAATCCCGACAAGTTCGCGATCGCCCGCCAGCTCGGTGCCACCGAGTGCATCAATCCGAAAGACAGCACCACCCCGATCGAGCAGGTGGTGATCGAGCGCACCGATGGAGGCGTGGATTATTCCTTCGAGTGCATCGGCAACGTGGCGGTGATGCGCGCCGCCCTTGAGTGCTGCCACAAGGGCTGGGGTGAATCCACGATCATCGGTGTGGCCGGCGCCGGCCAGGAGATCTCCACCCGTCCGTTCCAGCTGGTGACCGGCAGGGTATGGCGGGGGTCGGCCTTCGGCGGCGTGCGCGGCCGCACGGAATTGCCCGGCTACGTGGAGCGTTACCAGAGGGGCGAGATCCCGCTTGACACCTTCATCACCCACACCATGGGGCTGGATCGCATCAACGAAGCCTTCGATCTGATGCACGCCGGAGCCAGCATCCGCACGGTGATTGATTTCGCCGGTTGA
- the fghA gene encoding S-formylglutathione hydrolase: MSDSLLEAISESRCFGGAQRRYRHRSSVLGCSMHVSVFLPPQALAGARVPALYWLSGLTCTDETMVQKAGAQRLAAALGLALVAPDTSPRGEGVPDDPDGAWDFGLGAGFYLNASEAPWATHYRMHDYVVAELPALLESALPLNERRGVSGHSMGGHGALICALRNPGRYRSVSAFAPIAQPSTCPWGEKAFSRYLGPERGSWAAWEACSLIAQASERLPILVDQGSADPFLDQQLKPDQLRSAAAAAGHPLELRLQPGYDHSYFFIASFIDDHLRHHAAALLA, translated from the coding sequence ATGAGCGACTCCCTTCTCGAAGCCATCAGTGAAAGCCGGTGCTTCGGTGGCGCACAACGCCGCTACCGCCATCGCTCCAGCGTGCTGGGGTGCAGCATGCATGTGTCGGTGTTTCTGCCCCCGCAGGCGCTCGCCGGCGCCCGGGTGCCGGCCCTCTACTGGCTCTCGGGGCTCACCTGCACCGACGAGACCATGGTGCAGAAGGCGGGCGCGCAGCGGCTGGCAGCCGCCCTTGGCCTGGCCCTGGTGGCCCCGGACACCAGCCCCCGGGGGGAGGGCGTGCCCGATGACCCCGACGGCGCCTGGGATTTCGGCCTGGGGGCAGGCTTCTACCTGAATGCCAGCGAAGCCCCCTGGGCCACCCACTACCGCATGCACGACTACGTGGTGGCGGAGCTGCCCGCCCTGCTGGAGAGCGCCCTGCCGCTCAACGAGCGGCGCGGGGTGAGCGGCCATTCGATGGGCGGCCACGGGGCCCTGATCTGCGCCCTGCGCAACCCGGGCCGCTATCGCTCGGTGTCGGCGTTCGCGCCGATCGCCCAGCCCAGCACCTGCCCCTGGGGGGAGAAAGCCTTCAGCCGCTACCTGGGCCCTGAGCGTGGCAGCTGGGCCGCCTGGGAGGCCTGCAGCCTGATCGCCCAGGCCAGCGAGCGCTTGCCGATCCTGGTGGATCAGGGCAGCGCCGACCCGTTCCTCGACCAGCAGCTGAAGCCCGATCAGCTGCGCAGCGCCGCTGCCGCCGCCGGCCACCCACTGGAGCTGCGGCTACAGCCCGGCTACGACCACAGCTACTTCTTCATCGCCAGCTTCATCGACGACCACCTGCGCCACCACGCCGCCGCCCTGCTGGCCTGA
- the leuS gene encoding leucine--tRNA ligase, which yields MGRYQPAAIESRWQARWQAEGLDATPEPGPSSADAPAATEQTFYALSMFPYPSGNLHMGHVRNYVITDVIARVQRQRGRRVLHPMGWDAFGLPAENAAIERGIDPGDWTDRNIAQMRQQLQRLGLSIDWSRELATCHTDYYRWTQWLFLQFLDAGLAYRKEATVNWDPVDQTVLANEQVDGDGRSWRSGARVERRQLRQWFLRITAYADALLDDLPQLQGWPERVRTMQANWIGRSVGAELEFPVLAPDGTTQDTTITVFTTRPDTVYGVSYLVLAPEHPLVATLTAPEQEDAVRVFCERVGLQSEQERLADDRPKRGVPLGRSVRHPFTGEAIPLWIADYVLADYGTGAVMGVPAHDPRDFVFARQYELPVRRVIVPEGADEHDWDGTAWTEPGVLIHSGPFDGQPSGQAKAAIVAHAEAQGWGRARVQFRLRDWLISRQRYWGCPIPVVHCDHCGVVPVPAEQLPVELPRGVAFSGKGASPLAQLRDWVNVPCPSCGGPARRETDTMDTFMCSSWYYLRFSDPHNESLPFAKATADQWLPVNQYVGGIEHAILHLLYSRFFTKVLRDRGLLSFDEPFQRLLTQGMVQSLTYKNPHTGKYIAPADVADANDPRDPINGDRLEVFFEKMSKSKHNGVDPAAVIDRYGADTARMFILFKAPPEKDLEWDDADVEGQFRFLQRVWRQVQGARSRGVSMAATVTASADPGAAADASESDRELRRCVHAAIAAISDDLADGRYQFNTAVSELMKLSNAMGTHLEAVSAPVAEEAVRTLLVLLAPFAPHLAAELWEQLGGAGSVHRQGWPELDPAALVQDTIALVIQVKGKVRGSLDVPADADAATLERLALDSDIARKWLDGQPPRRVIVVPGKLVNLVP from the coding sequence GTGGGTCGCTACCAGCCCGCGGCGATCGAGAGCCGCTGGCAGGCCCGCTGGCAGGCCGAGGGGCTGGATGCCACGCCAGAACCCGGCCCGTCGTCTGCCGACGCCCCCGCGGCGACGGAACAGACCTTCTACGCCCTTTCGATGTTCCCCTACCCCTCGGGGAATCTGCACATGGGCCATGTGCGCAACTACGTCATCACCGATGTGATCGCCCGCGTGCAGCGCCAGCGGGGGCGCAGGGTGCTGCATCCGATGGGCTGGGATGCCTTCGGTCTGCCGGCTGAGAACGCCGCGATCGAACGGGGCATCGACCCCGGTGACTGGACCGATCGCAACATCGCCCAGATGCGTCAGCAGTTGCAGCGCCTCGGTCTGTCGATCGACTGGAGCCGTGAGCTGGCCACCTGCCACACCGACTACTACCGCTGGACCCAGTGGTTGTTCCTCCAGTTTCTCGATGCCGGCCTGGCCTACCGCAAGGAGGCCACCGTCAACTGGGATCCGGTCGATCAGACCGTGCTCGCCAATGAGCAGGTGGATGGGGACGGCCGCTCCTGGAGATCCGGCGCGCGGGTGGAAAGGCGGCAATTGCGGCAGTGGTTCCTGCGCATCACCGCCTACGCCGATGCCCTGCTCGACGACCTGCCCCAGCTGCAGGGCTGGCCGGAGCGGGTGCGCACGATGCAGGCCAACTGGATCGGCCGCTCGGTGGGGGCAGAGCTGGAGTTTCCAGTGCTGGCGCCGGACGGCACCACCCAGGACACCACCATCACCGTGTTCACCACCCGTCCGGACACGGTCTACGGGGTGAGCTATCTGGTGCTGGCGCCCGAGCATCCGCTGGTGGCCACGCTCACCGCGCCCGAGCAGGAGGACGCGGTGCGGGTGTTCTGCGAGCGGGTGGGGCTGCAGAGCGAGCAAGAGCGGCTGGCCGACGACCGGCCCAAGCGGGGTGTGCCGCTCGGCCGTTCGGTGCGCCACCCGTTCACGGGGGAGGCGATTCCGCTCTGGATCGCCGATTACGTGCTGGCCGATTACGGCACCGGTGCCGTGATGGGCGTACCGGCCCACGACCCGCGTGATTTCGTCTTCGCCCGCCAGTACGAACTTCCCGTGCGGCGGGTGATCGTGCCGGAGGGAGCCGATGAACACGACTGGGACGGCACCGCCTGGACCGAGCCCGGTGTGCTGATCCATTCCGGGCCGTTCGACGGGCAGCCCTCGGGGCAGGCGAAGGCCGCGATCGTGGCCCATGCGGAAGCACAGGGCTGGGGCCGCGCCCGGGTGCAGTTCCGCCTGCGCGACTGGCTGATCTCCCGCCAGCGCTACTGGGGCTGCCCGATTCCGGTGGTGCACTGCGACCATTGCGGCGTGGTGCCGGTGCCGGCCGAGCAGTTGCCGGTGGAGCTGCCCCGCGGTGTCGCCTTCAGTGGCAAGGGAGCCTCACCGCTCGCCCAGTTGCGCGACTGGGTTAACGTGCCGTGCCCCAGCTGCGGCGGCCCTGCCCGGCGCGAAACCGACACGATGGACACCTTCATGTGTTCCTCGTGGTATTACCTCCGCTTCAGTGATCCTCACAACGAATCACTACCGTTCGCCAAGGCGACCGCCGATCAGTGGCTGCCGGTGAACCAGTACGTGGGCGGGATCGAGCACGCGATCCTGCATCTTCTCTATTCCCGATTCTTCACCAAAGTGCTGCGCGACCGCGGCCTGCTCAGCTTCGATGAACCCTTCCAGCGCCTGCTCACCCAGGGCATGGTGCAGAGCCTCACCTATAAGAATCCGCACACCGGCAAATACATTGCTCCGGCCGATGTGGCCGATGCCAATGATCCACGCGATCCGATCAACGGCGATCGGCTGGAGGTGTTCTTCGAGAAGATGTCGAAGTCGAAGCACAACGGCGTGGATCCCGCGGCCGTGATCGATCGCTACGGCGCCGACACCGCCCGCATGTTCATCCTGTTCAAAGCCCCGCCGGAAAAGGATCTGGAATGGGATGACGCCGACGTGGAGGGCCAGTTCCGTTTCCTGCAGCGGGTGTGGCGGCAGGTTCAGGGCGCCCGCAGCCGTGGCGTTTCGATGGCGGCCACGGTCACTGCCAGCGCCGATCCTGGCGCCGCGGCTGATGCGTCCGAGAGCGACCGGGAGCTGCGCCGTTGCGTACATGCGGCGATCGCTGCGATCAGCGATGACCTGGCCGACGGGCGCTATCAGTTCAACACCGCCGTGTCGGAGTTGATGAAGCTCAGCAATGCCATGGGCACTCACCTGGAGGCTGTCTCGGCACCGGTGGCCGAGGAGGCGGTGCGCACCCTGCTGGTGCTGCTCGCGCCCTTCGCCCCTCATCTGGCCGCGGAGCTGTGGGAGCAGCTGGGCGGGGCCGGCAGCGTGCACCGGCAGGGTTGGCCCGAGCTGGATCCCGCTGCCCTGGTGCAGGACACCATCGCCCTGGTGATCCAGGTGAAAGGCAAGGTGCGGGGCAGCCTCGATGTGCCCGCCGATGCCGATGCCGCCACCCTCGAGCGCCTGGCTCTCGACAGCGACATCGCCCGCAAGTGGCTGGACGGCCAACCGCCACGGCGCGTGATCGTGGTGCCCGGCAAGCTCGTGAACCTGGTGCCCTGA